The Nematostella vectensis chromosome 11, jaNemVect1.1, whole genome shotgun sequence nucleotide sequence ttgttttcttctgaGCCAAGAGGAGATGAAAGAgatattctttttaaaatcctactatgctttgtttttggaAATCCTACTAGAAATTAGAAGATCAGCAACTGGACTACCAAGAAAAATTACGTGATGTTCttttaacttatttttttgtgaatCCTACCAGAAATGAGAAGAGGAAGACCATAGAATGGCTGCTGAGACTGTTGTAGAGGAAAAGGAAACTGAGAATACACCAAGGGAACAAGTCCGCCCTGACTCCTCCCTCAGCAGACATTCGTCAACAAGTAGCAAAAAAAGCTACAAAAGTCATGACAGAGGTAGATTCTCCTTAAGGAGGTTGTTTGGTCGATCAAAGAGCTACAAAGGGGAGAAGAAACCAGAATCTGTTGTTAGGAAACCAAGTGGGGAATCCTGCGTTATTTGCCCTGTGTGTTACGCACAAAGGCCACGCTCTTTGTTCCCTGATATATCGACATGTGAACACAGGTCCTGTATTGAATGCTTAAGGCAGTATATGACTATCGAGATCAATGAATCTAGAGTCAATCTAACATGTCCAGAATGCTCTGAGAGGTTCCATCCCAATGATATAAAATACATTCTAAATGACGATACATTAATGAACAAGTATGATGAATTTACACTTAGAAGAGTGCTAGTTTCTGATCCGGACTGTCGATGGTGTCCAGCGCCAGATTGTGGGTATGCGGTCATCGCAACTGGCTGTGCAAGCTGTCCTAAACTACAATGTGAGCGTCCTGGCTGCAAAACTGAATTCTGTTACCATTGTAAGCAACTATGGCACCCAAATCTCACTTGTGACAGTGCAAGGTATCGTCGTGCTACATTGATACGTACACTTGTCTCAGATGTCCATCAGAGCTCACACAGTAGCAATGACGACATGAAACCATGCCCTCGCTGCAGCGCATTCATCATTAAAATGGATGATGGGTCTTGTAACCACATGACATGTGCCGTTTGCGGGGCAGAGTTCTGCTGGCTGTGTATGAAAGAGATTTCTGATTTACACTACCTCAGGTAGGTCAAGTTGAGATCATTGCTAAAGGCAATCAATCAGTCACTTCATTGAGTAATTAGTGTGAAAGAGTGGCCAGTAAAGCTGTGAACACCAGAAATATATATGGAATAATTGTTTTAACCAATCACTTGTGGGATACTCAAACTAGAGTATCAACTTCTTACATCTGATTcttcagaaaacaaaaaataacacaCACATTTTCTGTGCTCATGGTTTTACTGGTTGTACTCTAGAGAGAAAGCAAAAGCTTTTTAAAATGGTCACTGAATAAGAGTTTAAAAATGCCATTTAATTTTTGATTGGATAATCCAGCTGTCTTTATCCATCACTAGACTTCATATTTTCACAATTTGTTCACCCTCATTTTTCTCCTTTCTAGCCCTTCTGGTTGTACATTCAGTAAGTTTCATATTTTCACAATTTGTTCACCCTAattttttctcctttctaGCCCTTCTGGTTGTACATTCAGTAAGTTTAATATTTTCACAATTTGTTCACCCTAATTTTTCTCCTTTCTAGCCCTTCTGGTTGTACATTCAGTAGGTTTCATATTTTCACAATTTGTTCACCCTAATTTTTCTCCTTTCTAGGCTTTCTGGTTGTACATTCAGTAGGTTTCATATTTTCACAATTTGTTCACCCTAattttttctcctttctaGCCCTTCTGATTGTACATTCAGTAAGTTTAATATTTTCACAATTTGTTCACCCTAATTTTTCTCCTTTCTAGCCCTTCTGGTTGTACATTCAGTAGGTTTCATATTTTCACAATTTGTTCACCCTAattttttctcctttctaGCCCTTCTGATTGTACATTCAGTAGGTTTCATATTTTCACAATTTGCTCACCCTAATTTTTCTCCATTCTAGCCCTTCTGGTTGTACATTCAGTAGGTTTTATATTTCCACAATTTGTTCACCCTAATTTTTCTCCTTTCTAGCCCTTCTGGTTGTACATTCTGGGGCAAAAAGCCTTGGAGTAGGAAGAAGAAAATCCTCTGGCAGATGGGGACGTTAATAGGTGCTCCCCTTGGAATTGCCCTTGCAGCGGGCGTGGTCTTACCCGCCATGGTCATAGGAATTCCTGTCTATGTAGGCCGTCAGGTGAGAATAACATAATATAGAGCTAGTCTTCCCATGAGAGAGGTCTCTGAATTGAATCGTATTACCCAGCTGAATATAAGAAAACACTTCTATGTGAGCGGTAAGGTGTTTAGGGGTGGGCCAACTTCATATATTTATGATAACTTTAATCCAATAAATACCTACACAGGTCTAACAGGGTGACTGTAGGTTGGCCTCACTAGCCTGAATGAATAATATGCAACACTTCACCACAAGAGGGCTAAACTGATAATAGATTCATCACATACCATAATGATTCAAATAAGCACCcacgccccctccccaataagtacccccctctccaataagtacccccctccccaataagtacccccctccccaataagtaccccctctccaataagtaccccctccccaataagtaccccctccccaataagtaccccctccccaataagtaCCCCTTCCCCAATAAGTACCCCTTCCCCAAtaagtaccccctccccaataagtaccccctccccaataagtaccccctccccaataagtaCCCCCCTCTCCAATACTGTAAGTGCCTcacaaataccaaaaaaatgaaattagtGCTTCTTAGAATCATTACGGTAAGCTTAAAATACACTGAAGTAATACTTTTGGTCTTAACAATTTGAAGGAGTTAGGAAGGATGAAAAGAAAATTTAACAATAGCGTCTACAACAAAAGTAATATTGAGGAAACTTTACTTTAAAAACAATATTGCTCATTTTATGAAGTATTATGAATTATGGCCtaaataatgttttattttgccTCCAGATTCGTGACAAATATGAAAAGCCCTTCCACTCTGCCCGTAAGCGCAACATAGCTATCACTGGAGGCGTCACAATATCTGTACTTATCTCACCAATACTAGCAGCCCTAACCGTAGGCATAGGAGTACCCATTGCGCTAGGCTACATCTATGGTGTGGTGCCTGTGTCCCTGTGTCGAAGTGGCGGATGTGCCACTGTCATGAGCACCAGAAATGGGCGTGGCGTTAACCTGGACTTTGATGAGGAGTCAGAACCACCCCCAGGTGGACCTGGTCCATCAACCTTTCCGTTTGGTGTGTCCAGATCAAGTAGCCGTGTTAGTGTGAAAAATGGAGATAGGTCCAATGGCAAAAGTAGTATGGTTACTGTGGTTGCTACGGTCAATAACACAGGTATAAAATTgacttaaaaaacaaaagtacTGTAGACGTTACCCTACAGATTGTCCTTTATGTTATATAATCACTTTTTAATAATTggtaatttattatttttacccCTTAGATATGTGCAATGTTTTGTTGAGTCTTACTTTAATAATAGCAGAGTTTTTAGAGAACAATTTCCTTGGTATAATGATATTATTTCACATATTTAGTTGAACAAATTTAAATTTAGACaaataaaaaggtaaaaaaagacaaatttaTATGTAAATGTATAGCACATTGGACACTCCTACATAAGTCTCCCACTAGGTGGTCTGCATAGCTTTTTTTGCCCTGACCAAGGGCTAGTGAATGTTATAACTATTTGATGCAGcatttttttcatcttcaGACACAGAAAGTGGAAAACAGCCAAGTCTAACCATGAGCCAGGATGCATCTAGTCTAGACAGTCAGCCCATCAGCCAAAGGGTCATTAACGACAATGATAGCCACGCCTCCCTCTTCCCTGCACCTCGCAGCTGCACAGCCAGCATAACAAGCAGCTTTGACAACTTTAACGTCAACGCCTCGGAAAGCATAGCCTCATCATCAATAGCAGAGGTGATGGATAATGACTCTTGCTGTGTAGATCAGTATAGTTTACCCAGTAACCATGGTAATGTGGATAAAGACAATTTATCAGTGCTTGAAAGTGTTGGAAGCCATGATGATTAGATATTAATTTGTAGACTATTAGCTTTGTGCAGAATCTGTAGAGAGGCAAGGGGGTagtagcctacgtgtagccaCTGACTCACGAAAAtgcgagtcagcggctacacgtaggctaggGGGGTAGGGGCGGGGGGGTACTAAAAAATCTGACGATTTCAGatgcgtagccaggatttgtgCTGGGTTGGGTGGGGGCTAGGGGTGTGGGGGGGGGATCTGTTTGTATAAGATCTAACTTGTGGGTCCTTGGGAAGGATTAGGGCGTGGTTGGGGAGAATCAATTATCTAATATGAGCAGGGAGATGTAAATATCTGGATTTGTGGAGTACACAAGCATGATATGTGGAAATAGCTTAAATttgaataatgtttttttgttgttgttgttaaggGTGGGACCTGGGTGCCCTATGTTCATCTCTAGCTACATACCTGAAGATTCTCCTGTGTAGGAACATTAATTGAAAAGTTTGGGAAGAACTTGGCATTGAAATAGTGGCTCGCCCAAACTGCCACTACCTACTGGCCTCATTTTGTTATACCGAAACTATACTCTTTATATGTGTGAGCTATCATTTATAATTAGGTAGGTGATAGGGGCTACCTATCTATGTATCTATTGCTGAAcctagattttttttgtattgatACAGTAACAGAAACTTTAATTGGAAGAGAAGTGTTAGTGATTAGAGTACATTTACAAGTTTGAAGCTATTTTAACAAAACACTTGTTGTTAGAACAAAGAGATTTCATTTTAGTAGTGAATCTTGTCCTCTAATAACCCACAGGTGACATCACAGTGTGTCATGAACAACAGACATGCAAAGTCTGTCTCTGGATTATTTGAGGAGTGAATCACATAAAAATGAGGTCTATTTGTCAATTGAAACTAACCTAAATAAATGCCAAAATATTTGATAACAAGCCCCATGACCACAACATCAGTATTTTTAGGTCCAGTTATGTTGCATGCTTTGTACAACAATCGTGTTGTATAATGTGTGGAATTGAGGAGAGTATGTTGTTTGTACAGTATACAACATTTTTTGTAATGTGTGGTAATGGAAGAGGTAAATGTACATTCACTGTACATTTTGTATAACGTGTGGTAATGGAAGCGGTAATACGCTGTACATGTGGGgctttttgaaaaatataccCCATAAATAGGATATTTTGGCATTTCAGAAATTTGCCATTATGCttgaaaataagaatttgCTGCCTCTGTAATGTTTAAATCTGGAAATGGTGATTTTAGCGTTCGTGAATGAAGTAATCCAAAAACAATGAATTTTGATTCAGTACAAGATATAGCCCACTAActggtaattttttttgcaaacttagCTACATCTTTTGTATGAACTAATATAAATGCCACATTTTGTATATTGTAGATAGTTTAGTAAATATCCAAGCTTAGTTTTACGTCCTTGGGAATCTAGAGCACAGGGCAAGAGCAGCATCTGAAATGAAAACCAAGTGGACATTTTGCCCCATGCCCTACAACCGTGCAAGGATGAAAATTGTATAAAGTACAAATTTATGAAGACATAGAAACCACTGTTTCTATTGATGTAGTGATAAATTAAACATCCTATGTTATTCTAAGATAGAGAATGATATATTTGTAATTAAACATTTTCCACTGCCATATTGAGTTCTTTCATTTTAACAAAATTTTGGGAATTCtcaacccattgactcctggctgtTTTTGaactgaatttacaaaaaaaaaaaaaagactgaaaacagatacctcccccccccctattttaaGTTtcatacagcccgtcaaagtcagcGCTGCACCgagtcagcggtatcctagctttccaacagtgctgtCCCATTTTTAATCCCTTGTTGTGCTTATTTGCTccagttgatggttgcttgtatttttcatcaaaaatacagctataagcatattgggagagtgtctcaggacatcatgaagtcttttggggcataattgagtgctgtgcttatggatatttgcaagcaaaggtggattcatgatgactttttcttctttggctttgcctggatgagaaaataaatttccaatgaatcaccacagctctcctagatgctgtcttttctgaaaccaaattgattccaaaattgtttacactgctatttgGGCCTGTATAACCTGGaaatgatttgtttggcttttttcctggatctcccagaatgctttgcaatccgtaatgGCATTCAAGTGGTttcacaagccttcaaggagtggacagtGTGTTTTGAgaccatggaaatgaacctggaggatcaaaATAAAGGTATTTATTTGTGTCTTaggctgtgtttgctgatctcgcTCCCTTGTgaggtattttgagcgttttgttGAGGGGGGGTGATTCTGCTATTTTCCCCTTTAtcgcaggcccgtacccagggggggtgcagggagtgcgaacgcaccccccccccccccacaacggccgaaggtccactttcggttcccaatggacgtgatatttgtagacaaaacttaagcataagctagatcactctggtacgttgccaaatccgacaattaaCGTCCtgtgaagatactgcaaaggcataaaaaaaatcccttttcgTTCTTtcggggtggtcagatttttatcagaaaactcattccctccctcccccccccctgaaaaataaggtccactttttcggatttcgcacctccccccccccccccccccccaagaaaaatcctgggtacgggcctgtatcgATTTGAAGTTTGTCAAAGAAActgagctattatttggcttaagagtagttactttcaccttggttggatgcatatcttcaagaccatttatcccttagactgacagggccgtagcaaggggtggggcacggTCGccctccccaatattttcaaaaattataatggaaatgaccagtaggggcgtggttgtgccccccaatattatcttaatgtctctgtaccccccccccccccccccaaaaaaaagagGTCCGTTACGGTACTGATGTCTGCTCatcttgtatttattttatgtagGAATTTTTtaggttgtgggtacttctcaaggCCCGTACAGgtcggttgaggggtcaatgtgtttaaaTCGAGAAAAATATATAGCAGACAAGAAAGGAGCACTCCACCCCATGCACGTTCCTGAATGACTATTTTACAACTACAGCAAAGGAATGGTCAAGGAGGGGGAGACAAGTGTTTATCTAGAGGGAATGAAACCATCTTGGGATAAACAAAATGTCACAGATAATGGTGCGTTACCTTCTTTTCCATTTAGCTTGCTGCAGAAAGCAGTCATCGGGGATGATCATTTATAACCACAAGGGGGATGATCATTTATAACCACAAGGGGGATGATCATTTATAACCACAAGGGGGATGATCATTTATAACCACAAGGGGGATGATCATTTATAACCACAAGGGGGATGATCATTTGTAACCACAAGGGGGATGATCATTTATAACCACAAGGGGGATGATCATTTATAACCACAAGGGGGATGATCATTTATAACCACAAGGGGGATGATCATTTATAACCACAAGTGAAACGCACATAAGGGggaaaattgaatagaaaatcAAGTGCATCACAGAACgagtcaattttttttttgttcttgaaTCCTAGGCCAcgttttttcctatcattctgaaatgggaatggttggtagagaatgttcagaatggcattcgagCCATTCAGCTACAGGTAGCAAaatgggtggaatggccttcattcTAATTgttctcattccggaatcaaaagtaaaaaacatGCCCTAGGGGGGAGGGACGGTATACTGGTGTATTGTTTATTTCCTGTTATTCCCATTTAGGCAGGTAAAAATGTATTTGATCACACATGTAAAACAAAGGCTGAAGCTCACAATTAACTGGGAA carries:
- the LOC116607601 gene encoding E3 ubiquitin-protein ligase RNF19A-like, with the protein product MAAETVVEEKETENTPREQVRPDSSLSRHSSTSSKKSYKSHDRGRFSLRRLFGRSKSYKGEKKPESVVRKPSGESCVICPVCYAQRPRSLFPDISTCEHRSCIECLRQYMTIEINESRVNLTCPECSERFHPNDIKYILNDDTLMNKYDEFTLRRVLVSDPDCRWCPAPDCGYAVIATGCASCPKLQCERPGCKTEFCYHCKQLWHPNLTCDSARYRRATLIRTLVSDVHQSSHSSNDDMKPCPRCSAFIIKMDDGSCNHMTCAVCGAEFCWLCMKEISDLHYLSPSGCTFWGKKPWSRKKKILWQMGTLIGAPLGIALAAGVVLPAMVIGIPVYVGRQIRDKYEKPFHSARKRNIAITGGVTISVLISPILAALTVGIGVPIALGYIYGVVPVSLCRSGGCATVMSTRNGRGVNLDFDEESEPPPGGPGPSTFPFGVSRSSSRVSVKNGDRSNGKSSMVTVVATVNNTDTESGKQPSLTMSQDASSLDSQPISQRVINDNDSHASLFPAPRSCTASITSSFDNFNVNASESIASSSIAEVMDNDSCCVDQYSLPSNHGNVDKDNLSVLESVGSHDD